One window of Papaver somniferum cultivar HN1 unplaced genomic scaffold, ASM357369v1 unplaced-scaffold_5, whole genome shotgun sequence genomic DNA carries:
- the LOC113342945 gene encoding uncharacterized protein LOC113342945, with protein MDVDSEPSMEETILVGDDLMTGPPSPIIPPEIASHVLEGVETCDGILRNFFLCLQINDIEPFCQDEIVIYKQCVDKRDKILRQRLRESEHKLGLSMPLDDAKGRATQLQSEVTSLERRLILASGAEGMDGFRQRWSLHGRLEDTKKRLESLKQGMEKREKKEEPTSSTTIKKGWFS; from the exons ATGGATG TTGATTCAGAGCCATCAATGGAGGAAACCATTTTGGTAGGTGATGATTTAATGACAGGACCACCATCACCTATCATACCTCCAGAAATTGCTTCCCATGTTCTTGAAGGTGTCGAGACTTGTGATGGGATTCTTAGGAATTTCTTCTTAT GTTTGCAAATCAATGATATTGAACCATTTTGTCAAGATGAGATTGTTATATACAAACAATGTGTCGATAAACGG GATAAGATACTGAGGCAACGGCTTCGAGAGAGTGAACATAAATTGGGGCTATCGATGCCATTAGATGATGCCAAAGGTAGAGCCACTCAACTTCAGTCAGAGGTCACATCATTGGAGAG GCGCTTAATTCTTGCAAGTGGAGCTGAAGGGATGGACGGGTTTCGACAGAGATGGAGTTTGCATGGACGCCTTGAAGACACTAA AAAAAGATTAGAGTCTTTAAAGCAGGGAATggagaagagagaaaagaaagaagagcCAACGAGTTCAACCACCATTAAGAAAGGTTGGTTCTCTTGA
- the LOC113342936 gene encoding floral homeotic protein FBP1-like: MGRAKIEIKYIENTPNRQATYSKRRSGIMKKAHELTVRCDAQICVTMFSSTGKLHEYVSPSTTLKEFVDRYQRETCRDLWEAEHEALEEELIMQQEIGSRLKKEIRQRTGQDDLSELSIEELGGLEKDLAGSLKILRERKEHVLTSRTNIFGRKVRCLEEARKRLLRSVHAKKVEPYYPVPAENEGDHYPEYAQKQEQQFFSAVPANKERDQQPNYGAASSSVRREFINDRGGDCESSEITFQQLQPSHTNLNDEAGGACQSSYMIRQTDGLVTISNMDHLPGYGSGENSITLDLDITGNLYLVGADHVNHDGLDISVKIVCLIFVSALIWPVCPIIWARHGESSSRSKAEKEGTRDGEAEKETTTDADLELEEKLV; this comes from the exons ATGGGTAGAGCAAAGATAGAGATAAAGTATATTGAGAACACACCTAATAGACAAGCAACTTACTCAAAGAGAAGGTCAGGGATTATGAAGAAAGCTCATGAACTAACAGTTCGTTGTGATGCTCAAATCTGTGTCACCATGTTTTCTAGTACTGGAAAACTTCATGAATATGTCAGTCCTTCTACTAC ATTGAAGGAGTTTGTTGATAGGTATCAGAGGGAGACTTGTAGAGATCTATGGGAAGCTGAACACGAG GCGTTGGAAGAAGAATTGATAATGCAGCAGGAGATTGGAAGTAGACTAAAGAAAGAGATCAG GCAGAGGACTGGACAAGATGACTTAAGTGAATTAAGCATTGAAGAACTGGGCGGCCTTGAGAAGGATTTGGCTGGGTCTTTGAAAATCCTTCGCGAAAGGAAG GAGCATGTGTTGACCAGTCGGACCAATATCTTCGGCCGAAAA GTTAGATGCCTAGAGGAAGCACGGAAACGTCTCCTACGCTCAGTACAT GCTAAAAAAGTGGAGCCCTACTATCCAGTTCCTGCTGAGAATGAAGGAGACCATTATCCTGAATAT GCTCAAAAACAGGAGCAACAGTTCTTCTCTGCAGTTCCTGCCAATAAGGAACGAGATCAACAGCCCAACTATGGAGCTGCGTCGTCATCAGTGAGAAGAGAGTTCATTAATGACCGCGGTGGTGATTGTGAGAGTTCAGAAATCACGTTCCAACAGCTACAACCAAGCCACACCAATCTTAATGATGAAGCAGGAGGAGCATGTCAATCCTCCTATATGA TTAGACAGACTGATGGTTTAGTTACTATATCCAATATGGATCATCTCCCTGGGTATGGAAGTGGTGAGAATTCAATAACATTGGACTTGGACATTACTGGTAACTTATATCTTGTTGGTGCTGATCAT GTAAATCATGATGGTTTAGATATATCTGTGAAAATAGTTTGTTTAATTTTTGTCAGTGCACTAATTTGGCCTGTATGCCCAATAATATGGGCAAGACACGGAGAATCATCAAGCAGAAGTAAAGCTGAAAAGGAGGGAACCAGAGATggtgaagctgaaaaggagacaACCACAGATGCTGATTTAGAATTAGAGGAAAAGTTGGTTTAG